A window from Bos indicus x Bos taurus breed Angus x Brahman F1 hybrid chromosome 26, Bos_hybrid_MaternalHap_v2.0, whole genome shotgun sequence encodes these proteins:
- the HABP2 gene encoding hyaluronan-binding protein 2 — protein MFARMSDLHVLLLMVLAGKTAFGLSLLSFLTEPDPDWTPDQYEYSQEYNNQEENASSTPAYSDNPDWYYEEDDPCLSNPCTNGGDCLVSGATFTCRCPDPFSGNRCQNVQNKCKNNPCGRGDCLITQSPPYHRCACKHPYRGSDCSRVVPVCRPNPCQNGGTCSRQRRRSKFTCACPDQFKGKLCEIGPDDCYVDDGYSYRGRVSKTIHQHTCLYWNSHLLLQEKYNMFMEDAEAHGIGEHNFCRNPDGDKKPWCFIKVNNVKVKWEYCDVPACSALDVANPEGRPTEPLTKFPEFGSCGRTEIAEKKVKRIFGGFKSTAGKHPWQASLQTSLRLTVSTPQGHYCGGALIHPCWVLTAAHCTEIKTKYLKVVLGDQDLTKTEFHEQSFGVQKIFKYSHYIEIDDIPYNDIALLKLKPVDGHCALESKYVKTVCLPDGPFLSGTECYISGWGVTETGEGSRHLLDAKVKLISNTICNSRQLYDHSIDDNMICAGNLQKPGQDSCQGDSGGPLTCEKDGTSYVYGIVSWGLECGKRPGVYTQVTKFLTWIKATMEKEASF, from the exons cTCTCCCTGCTGTCTTTTCTCACAGAGCCGGACCCAG ATTGGACTCCTGACCAGTATGAGTACAGCCAAGAGTATAATAACCAGGAAGAGAACGCCAGCAGTACCCCTGCCTATTCTGACAACCCTGACTGGTACTACGAAGAGGATG ACCCATGCCTGTCCAACCCCTGTACAAATGGTGGGGACTGCCTCGTCAGTGGGGCCACCTTCACGTGCCGCTGTCCAGACCCTTTCTCTGGAAACAGATGTCAGAATG TGCAAAACAAGTGCAAAAACAACCCCTGTGGCCGGGGAGACTGTCTCATTACTCAGAGTCCTCCTTACCACCGCTGTGCCTGCAAACACCCTTACAGGGGTTCAGACTGCTCCAGAG TGGTTCCTGTGTGCAGGCCAAATCCCTGCCAAAACGGTGGCACCTGCTCCCGGCAGAGGCGGAGGTCCAAGTTCACCTGTGCCTGTCCTGACCAGTTCAAGGGGAAGCTCTGTGAAATAG GTCCTGATGACTGCTACGTTGATGACGGCTACTCTTACCGAGGGAGAGTGAGTAAGACCATCCACCAGCACACATGCCTTTACTGGAACTCCCACCTCCTCTTGCAGGAGAAGTACAACATGTTTATGGAGGACGCTGAGGCCCACGGGATTGGGGAGCACAATTTCTGCAG aaacCCAGATGGAGACAAAAAGCCCTGGTGTTTCATTAAAGTAAACAATGTGAAGGTGAAATGGGAGTACTGTGATGTCCCTGCCTGCTCTGCCCTAG ACGTTGCCAACCCAGAGGGAAGACCCACTGAGCCCTTGACCAAGTTTCCTGAGTTTGGGTCCTGCGGGAGGACGGAGATAGCAGAGAAGAAGGTCAAGAGGATCTTTGGAGGCTTTAAGAGCACGGCCGGCAAGCACCCGTGGCAGGCATCCCTGCAGACCTCCCTACGACTGACCGTCTCCACGCCCCAGGGCCACTACTGTGGGGGGGCGCTGATCCACCCGTGCTGGGTGCTGACTGCTGCCCACTGCACTGA GATAAAAACCAAATATCTGAAAGTGGTACTTGGAGACCAGGACCTGACGAAGAcggaattccatgagcagagctTTGGGGTGCAGAAGATTTTCAAGTACAGCCACTATATTGAAATAGACGACATTCCCTACAACGATATTG CCTTGCTCAAGCTAAAGCCAGTGGATGGTCATTGTGCCCTGGAATCCAAATATGTGAAAACTGTCTGTTTGCCCGATGGTCCCTTTCTCTCTGGGACTGAGTGCTATATCTCCGGCTGGGGTGTCACAGAAACAG GAGAAGGGTCCCGCCACCTCCTGGATGCCAAGGTCAAGCTGATCAGTAACACAATATGCAACTCCCGCCAACTCTATGACCACTCGATCGATGACAACATGATTTGTGCAGGAAACCTCCAGAAGCCTGGACAAGACTCCTGCCAG GGCGACTCCGGAGGCCCTCTGACCTGTGAGAAGGACGGCACCTCCTACGTCTATGGGATCGTGAGCTGGGGCCTGGAGTGTGGGAAGAGGCCAGGCGTCTACACCCAGGTGACCAAATTCCTAACGTGGATCAAAGCCACCATGGAGAAGGAGGCTAGCTTCTGA